The Martelella endophytica genome contains the following window.
GGCGAACCCGCCGGCGCCGCCCAGTCCTGACCGGAATGCATGCGCGTATAGCCGAGCACCGGGTGGCGCCGCATGCCGAAGCCCGACGTTGCCCGTCCTTTCGGCACGGGATTGCGCAGAAGATACTGACCAAGCTTCTCGCCCTTGGCGTCGTAGTAGGCGGCCTTGCCGCTGTCCGGATCGCGGAAGCGGAAGAACTTCACCTGATCATCCCCGAACCGCATCACCATGTTGAAGGCGGAGGATGCGCCCGTGAGCGTCTGCGGCCCCGGCGTTGGCGCATAGGCGAGCCGCAGCTGATCATCCGGCCCTGCCGTCGCCGTCGCATCCCCTTCAAGCGGGCTGACGAAGTGGTCGACGACATTCTCGCTGCTGTCGGTCATGAGCTCCGAAGTACAGCTCGAAAGCATGATGGCCGAAGCAAGCGCGATAAACGTAACCCTGTTCACGAATTTCTTTCATCTCTGTTTTCACAAACGCCGCCAATGGCCTGCAAAGACGACGAAAAACCGGATGAGAGAGTGGAAAGAATAGGGCAGAATCAGGCGAAATAGAGTTTGTAAGTTTTCGCCGAATTACTGATGCCAGTGCCGGAATAGAAAGATTGCAGTTTTCAGTTGGAAGAGCGGCCTCGCAAGCGCTATATTGCTTGCATGAGCGACATTGACCGACAGGTTCCGAAACAAGCACTTTTGACGGCCGCTGACAGCCGGGCGGAAGAGGCAGGTTATGCGCTTTGGAAAGAACGCAAAGTCAAAAAAAGCGTAGAAGCGTCGCAGGATCGCAAAAATCTCGTTCCTGCGAAGGACGTCTGGAAACTGTTCGGCTTTGAACGTTAACTTTACGCAGCAGGCGGTTGATGACCTTCGGGAAATTCATGCCGCGATCGCTGAGTTCGATGCCCCGACCGCAGGGCGCGTCATTTCGCGGATCAGACAGGTTGTCGAAATATTCGAGAACTTTCCGCTTCTCGGAAGGCCCGGTATTGTAGACGGCACCCGTGAATTTGCGATTTCCGGCCTTCCCTACACGATTGTCTACCGGATCGCATCCGCGACCGAACTTGATATTCTGACAATTATCCACCAGCGCCGAAAATATCCGCCCGAACAGAACTAAAGGAACACTACGAGTTCTTCGGCATCCGGCGGAGATCAGGAAACCGCCCGTGAAAGCCGCGTCCGGTGGAACGGGATGCCGAGGTCGCGCGACTGGGTCTCCCTTTGCCAGACGATCACAAAGCCGTGGCGGCGATAGAGGCGGATGGCGCCTTCGTTCAGCGTCCAGGTTTCGATGAAGGCGGTCGAGACGCGCTCCTCCGCCATCTTCGCAAGGAAGTGTTCTATCAGGGCGGAGCCGACGCCCCTGCCCTGCGCGACGGGCGCAATCCAGAGGTCCGAGATCGTATCCGGCCCCTCGCTGCGAGCGCCCCAGCCGGCGGGGACACCATCGACGAACGCCATCTGGATGTCGCCCTTGAGGATTTCCGGAAACTGCGCGAAGGCGGATTTCGCCCGCGCCCTGATTTCGGGCGCGGTGAAAACCGGATCGGCGATGCTGCTGGTCAGCCAGGCCTGATAGCCCGTCTCGCTCATCGCGGCAGCATCCTCATCCGGCACGAACGGCCGAATGACGAGGCTTACCACCACTTGGACGGCGCAAACCGACCGGCCGCCTTTTCCATCACCGCGGCGGTGCGGAACAGCGTCTCTTCGTCGAAGGGCTTGCCGATGAGCTGCAGGCCGAGCGGCAGCCCCTTGGCGTCGAGGCCGGCCGGCACGGAGATGCCGGGAAGGCCTGCCATGTTGACCGTCACCGTGAAGATGTCGTTCAGATACATCTTCACCGGATCGTTCGCCATGTCCTGATCGGCGATGCCGAAGGCGGCAGACGGCGTGGCCGGCGTCAGGATGGTGTCGACGCCTTCGGCGAAGACCTTCTCGAAGTCGCGCTTGATCAGCGTGCGCACCTTCTGCGCCTGCAGGTAATAGGCGTCGTAGTAGCCGGCCGACAGCACATAGGTGCCGATCATGATGCGGCGCTGCACTTCCTTGCCGAAACCTTCCGCGCGCGTCTTCTCATACATGTCCATGATGTCCTTGCCGGGCACGCGCAGGCCGTATTTCACGCCATCATAGCGGGCAAGGTTGGACGAGGCTTCCGCCGGCGCGACGATATAATAGGCCGGCAGCGCATATTTCGTGTGCGGCAGGGAGATATCGACGATCTCCGCGCCTGCATCCTTCAGCCAGGCAATGCCCTGCTGCCAGAGCTTTTCGATCTCTTCCGGCATGCCGTCAACGCGGTATTCCTTCGGAATGCCGATCTTCATGCCCTTCACCGACTGGCCGATCGCGGCCTCGTAGTCCGGCACAGGAAGGTCGACGGAAGTGGTGTCCTTGTCGTCGACGCTCGCCATCGACTTCAGCAGGATCGCCGCATCGCGCACGTCGCGGGCAATCGGGCCTGCCTGGTCAAGCGAGGAGGCGAAGGCGACAACGCCCCAGCGCGAGCAGCGGCCATAGGTCGGTTTGATGCCGACCGTGCCGGTGAAAGCGGCTGGCTGACGGATCGAGCCGCCGGTATCGGTCGCCGTGGCGCCGGCGCAGAGATTTGCGGCAACGGCAGCAGCCGAACCGCCCGACGAGCCGCCCGGAACCAGATCCTGGTTCGAGCCCTCGGCCTTCCACGGGTTGATCACCGGACCGTAATAGGAGGTCTCGTTGGACGAGCCCATCGCGAACTCGTCCATGTTGAGCTTGCCGAGCATCACCGCACCATCATCCCAGAGGTTCTGGGTGACGGTTGATTCATATTTCGGCTTGAAGCCGTCGAGAATGTGCGATGCCGCCTGGGTGTGGACATCGCGGGTACCGAACAGATCCTTGATGCCGAGCGGGATGCCTTCCAGCGCGCCCGCCGTGCCTTGCGAAAGCTTCAGGTCCGAAGCCTTCGCCATGGCCAGAGCCTTTTCATGGGTCACAGCGACATAGGCATTGAAGGTGCCGTTATAGTCGTCAATCGCCTTCAGATAGGAGGCGGTCAGCTCGGTCGCGGTGATCTCCTTCGCCTGCAGCTTTTCACGGGCCTCGGCGATGGTCAGGCTGGTCAGTTCGGTCATTTCTGTCACTTTGTCGCTTTACTTGAGCGCCTTGCGGAAAAACACGGAATGTTTCGAAGGCGCGTGATTGAGCACTTTTTCGGTCCGCTCGAAGCCGGATAGCTCACTGAAGGCAATGGAATCGGCGAGCCGTGCGTCGGTCACCATCACCAGTTCCTTGAGCCCCTCGGATTTCGCCAGCGTGCTGATGTGGCGCAGCACCGCCTTGCCAATGCCGTGCTTGCGATAGCCCGGCTCGGTAAAGAGCCGCTTGACCTCGCCAACCCCGCCGCCATGGCGCACCAGCGATCCCGTCGCGACCGCCTTGCCGTCGACACGGGCGACGAAGGTCGTCGTACCCGGCGAACTGACGTCGACGGTCAGCTGGTAATCGATCACGTCGGACGACGACATATGCGCCATCGACGTCTTCAGTTCGGTGAAAAGCGACCGCAGGTCGTCCTGTTGCGGGCTTTCGATGTCAATTGTCGGCCGTACCATCCCTCACTCCACTACTTTTGGCACCAGAAAGAAATTTCGCTCCGTATCTGGCGCGTTGGCCACGATGTCGTCGGCTTTATCGCCGTCGGTAATAGCATCTTCGCGCTTTTTCATGTCCATCGGCATGACAGAGGTCATGGGCTCGACGCCTTCGACATCAACTTCGCCGAGCTGCTCGACGAAGCCCAGGATCGCATTGAGCTCGCCCGTCATGCGAAGGGCGGCCTCCTCGTCAACGGCGATACGGGCAAGGCGGGCAACGCGCTTAACTGTTGCTGTGTCTACGGACATGAAAGGTCTCCGGAACAAGAATTCATCTGACGCTATAAAGGGCCCCGCCGCCCTTCGCAACGGGGCATTTGGTCAGAACTCGATCGTTTCACCCGGTTTGGGCGTGCGCACTTCCGTCGGCCCGGCGCCCATGCCCTCGACAAAGGCCTCCGGTGTCTGGTCGATGATCGGGAAGGTGCCGTAGTGGATCGGAATGACCGTATCGAAGGTGAAGTAGCGCTTGCAGGCAAGGGCCGCCACCGCGCCGCCCATGGTGAACCTGTCGCCGACCGGCACCAGCCCGATCGAAGGCTGATGCAGTTCGTTGATCAGCGCCATGTCGGAGAAGATGTCGGTATCACCCATGTGATAGACCGTCGGCTCGTCATCGATATGCAGCACAAGCCCGTTGGGATTGCCCAGCGCATGCGACACGCCATCCTCGGTCAGGAAGGCTGAAGAATGCAGCGCATTGGTGAAGGTTACGGTGAAACTGTCGAAATCAACCGTGCCGCCGGTATTGCCGGGCTGCAGGTTTTCCACGCCCTTGGTGGAGAGCCAGGTCGCCAGATCGGCGTTGGCGAGAACGGTCGCGCCGGTTTCCCTGGCAACCTCGATGGTGTCGCCGAGATGGTCGGCGTGACCATGGGTGAGAAGGATGTGCGTGACGCCCTTCGTTACGGCGGCGCGGTCGAGCCCCTCAAAGGAGGCATTGCCCGTCAGGAACGGGTCGATCAGGATCGTCGCATTCGCGGTTTCAAGGCGGGTTGCGGAATGTCCGAGCCAGGTGAGCTTCATTTTGCTTTTCCTTTCTGCTGGGGCTAAACGGTGATTGACCAAACCTAATGCGGCCGCCCGCCTTTTTCCATCAAAGAGCGGCAAACGCGCGAGAAAAGAACGATGACAATCCTCACCGTGGAGGAACTGGCGGCGGCGCTTCCCGAGCGGGCCGCAATCGCAGGCCTCGATCTCGGTACCAAGACCATCGGCCTTGCCGTCTCCGACCTGTCGCGCCGGTTCGCCACGCCGCGTCCGGTGCTGAAGCGGGTCAAATTCACCCGCGACGCCGACGACCTCCTGGCCTTTGCGGCAAAGGAGAGTATCGCCGCCTTCATCATCGGCCTGCCGATGAACATGGATGGCAGCGCCGGGCCCCGGGTGCAGGCGACCCGCGCCTTCGTGCGCAACATGGAGCCGAAGACCGCCCTGCCCTTCACCTATTGGGACGAGCGGCTCTCGACCGTGGCCGCGGAACGGGCCTTGTTGGAAATGGATGTCTCGCGACAGAAGCGCGCCGAACGTATCGATTCGGCGGCGGCGGCCTTCATTCTTCAGGGAGCCTTGGACCGGCTATCGGCACTTGGCTGAAGCTCATCCTGCGCCGGCGGCGTGAGATGGGCGCTCAGCATCCGCTCGGCGTCGAACATATAGGCAATGAAGGCGACCACGATCAGCAGCGCACCGCTGACGGCAAGGTCCATCGGCAAGCCGGCAAAAGCCACCGCGAGCACGCCGATATTGAAACCATCCCGATTGCGCATTGATCTGTGCCTCTTCTTAAGTCCTTCTGGCAGAATTCCGCCCCGCATGGCAAGCCTTGTTCAGCCGCAACGGTTAACTTACGAAAAACGAAAGCCCGGAATAACCCGCATGCTGATCATCTTCGAAAGCGTCCTGCCTATTTTCCTGACCGTCGCGCTTGGTGTGGCGCTGAAGCGCCTGCCGATCTTCGACGCCGGTTTCTGGGCCGGGCTCAACCAGCTCGGCTACTACGTGCTGTTTCCGGCACTCCTGTTCACTACGCTGTCGCGCAGCGACTTCTCGTCGCTGGCAACGGGCGACATCGGCGTCGTTGCCTTTGGCGGCGTCGCAGTGCTGACAGCGATCGTTCTGGCGCTCTGGCCGCTTCTGAAGCGCGCCGGGCTCAACAAGCCCGCCTACACCTCGGTGTTCCAGACGACCACGCGCTGGAACGGGTTCATGGCGCTGGCCATCGCCGACAAGCTCGCCGGTGCGCAAGGCATGGCAGTCGTCGCGCTGATCATGACGGTCAACATCGTGCCGCTCAACGTCATCAATGTCTTCGTGCTGGTCTCGTTCTCGGAGGAGCGGAGCGATCTTGGAATGATGATCCGGAAGATCCTTACCAACCCGCTCATCATCGCGGCGCTCGCCGGTATCTTCTTCAATCTCCTGTCGCTACCCGTCTATGAGCCGGTCTTTGTCGCCTTCGATCTGATCGCCCGTTCCGCGCTCGGCATGGGCCTCGTTCTCGTCGGCGCAGGGCTGGTGCTGACGGATGCGCTCAAGCCGAAACCGGTGGTGCTGCTGCCTTCGGTGCTGAAGCTCATCGTCTTCCCGGTGACCGTCTTCACCCTTGCCCGGTTCCTCGGCATCACCGGAACCCCTCTCGCCATGCTGGTGCTCAGCGCCGGCGTGCCCACAGCGATGAACGGCTATGTCCTTGCCCGCCAGCTTGGCGGCGATGCACGGCTCTATTCGGCGGTCGTCACGGTGCAGACGATCCTGTCGTTCTTCACGCTGCCGGCCGTTCTTCTGCTCGCCGGCGGACAATGATCTCCCTGTCACCGACCGCCTTCGGAGCCGGACATGAAGTCACCCGTTTTCATCAACACGCTGATCTTCGTTGCCGATCTCGACCGTGCGACGCGGTTTTACCGTGACGTGCTCGGTCAGACTGTCCTTGAAAGCGCAGGAGATTTCGTCCGGCTTGAAAACGGACTGGCGCTGCACACCGGACGTGCTCTGGAGGAAACGACCTTCGGCGAGAGCGAGCCGGACAGCCGCCCCTATGGCCGGCGCAACCTCGTCCTCTATTTCGAGAGCGACGAAATTGAGGCCATGCTCGAGCGCGTTTCAACCGTTTCGGAGCTGATCCATCCGATCGAAACCCAAGCCTGGGGTCAGCGTGTCTTCCGGTTCCATGACCCCGATGGCCACATCGTCGAAATCGGCGAACCGATGTAACGCTACGAAAAAGGCCCCGCCGGTTTCCCGACGGGGCCTTTCTGGAATTCGATGAGTCGAACTTACTCGACGATCGAAGCGACGATGCCGGCGCCGACGGTGCGGCCGCCTTCGCGGATCGCGAAGCGCAGCTTTTCTTCCATCGCGATCGGAACGATCAGCTGAACGTCAACGGTGACGTTATCGCCAGGCATGACCATTTCCGTGCCTTCCGGAAGCGTCACGATGCCGGTCACGTCCGTCGTGCGGAAGTAGAACTGCGGACGGTAGTTCGTGAAGAACGGCGTGTGACGGCCACCCTCTTCCTTCGTCAGGATGTAGGCTTCAGCCTTGAACTTCGTGTGCGGCGTTACAGAGCCGGGCTTGCAGAGGATCTGGCCACGCTCGACCTGGTCACGGTTGATACCGCGGATCAGCGCGCCGATGTTGTCGCCTGCCTGGCCCTGGTCGAGCAGCTTGCGGAACATTTCAACGCCGGTAACCGTCGTCTTCTGCGTCGGGTTGATACCGACGATTTCGACTTCTTCACCAACCTTGACGATGCCGCGCTCGACACGGCCGGTCACGACCGTACCACGACCCGAGATCGAGAAAACGTCTTCGATCGGCATCAGGAACGGCTGGTCAACCGGACGCTCGGGCGTCGGGATGTAGTCGTCGACAGCAGCCATCAGCTCGCGGATCGCGTCTTCGCCGATCTTCTTGTCCGAATCTTCCAGAGCAGCAAGAGCAGAGCCCTTGATGATCGGGATTTCGTCGCCGGGGAACTCGTAAGTATCGAGCAGCTCGCGAACTTCCATTTCGACGAGCTCGAGAAGCTCTTCGTCGTCGACCTGGTCAACCTTGTTGAGGAACACGACGATCGCCGGAACGCCAACCTGACGGGCAAGCAGGATGTGCTCGCGGGTCTGCGGCATCGGGCCGTCGGCAGCCGAGCAAACCAGGATCGCGCCGTCCATCTGGGCAGCACCGGTGATCATGTTCTTGACGTAGTCGGCGTGGCCGGGGCAGTCGACGTGCGCGTAGTGGCGCTTGTCGGTTTCATACTCGACGTGCGCCGTCGAGATGGTGATGCCACGGGCCTTTTCTTCCGGGGCCGCGTCGATCTGGTCGTAGGCGCGGAAATCACCGAAATACTTCGTGATCGCAGCCGTCAGCGACGTCTTGCCATGGTCAACGTGGCCGATCGTGCCGATGTTTACGTGCGGCTTGCTCCGCTCAAACTTTGCTTTTGCCATGTGAATGCTTCCTGTAACTGGTAAACACGGATGCCCCGGCGAACCGGTTTAGTGCCGCCGTTTAAGGCTTTCCACCACAATAAGCAAGACAAAATCTGCTTTGGCCGCCAAGCCCCCGCAAAGCCCCTGCCAGCGCCACGGCCATCGCCGCCGCCAGCGCTCCCAAAAGCAGAACCGGCGAACGACCGCTCAAGAGCGGCCTCCCCGGAAAAACTTGCGATTTCATAAGAATACGGGAGCGCGCGGCGGTATGACGGCCGCTGAAAGCCTCAGCCGAAATCTTCCGCCCGCCGTGGCTCACGCATCAGCGGAACCACGGTTCCAGCATCATCAGGGCGCTCCCCGGCGGGTGGATTGGCACCGCCGACAACGCGGTTCCGGCCAAGCCGCTTGGCCTCATAGAGCGCGGCATCGGCGGTCACATAAAGCGTCTCGTAACCGCGCTCGATCTGCAGGGTGGCCGCGCCGACGCTGCAGGCAGCCGGCAGCTCGTGCCCCTCGACGTAGACCTTGTCTTCGCCAAGACGCCGGCGGATGCGCTCGCCGAGCGCGAGGGCGCCGGCGGCGTCGAGGCCGACGGAGAGGATCGCGAATTCATCGCCGCCGAGGCGCCCGACCACGTCGCCATCCCGCGAATGATCGAGAAGCACGGAGCCGACCCGTCGCAGCACGGCATCGCCGGCAGGATGGCCTAGCGCATCATTCGTCGACTTGAACTCATCGATATCGAAAAGCACCAGGCTCACCAGCGCCCGCGACTGGCTCGCATAGATCGCAGCCACGGCCCGCTCGAAGCCCGCGCGGTTCAGCACGCCGGTCAGGTGGTCGCGGTCGCGCAGCGTGTGGATCTTCTCGATCCGCTCGACGAAGTGCGAGGCAAGGATCGCCAGCGTCAGGATCATCGCCAGAAGCAGGATATAGAGCTGCATGAAGCCCCAGAAGGCGGATTGCGGATCGACGATGTCCTCATTGAAGAATACGCCCGTGGACCGCACGGTGTGCATCACGCCCAGTGTGATGAAGGTCCAGAAGATCAGCTTGTCGTGCATGTCGTCGTCGCGCCGGATCCAGATATGGCGGAGCGTCATCACGAAGACGAGGAGCAACCCGCAATTGATCCCGACCGTCCGAACCGTGAGCGTCGACGTGGCATAGAGCAGGCAATAGAGCATCGACATGGTGACGAAGAGCGTGACGATAACGCTGAGCCCGAACGTCTTGCCGCGCCGTTCGAGCAGTGATTCGCCAAACGCGATCTGCGCGGCGATGAACAGGATGTTGGCAAGCGGCAGTGCGACGTCGGCCGGCATGATTGGCCGCAAAAACATGACGACGACGCCGAGATCGACGAAAACAAGCGCGGCGGCAAAGATCAGCAGATAGTTCGGACGGCCACCCGTATACCAGGCAAGGATGAAGCTTGCGGCCAGAATGGCCAGCCCACCCGTCACGATCATAGCCTGCATGATACCCACTGGCCGCAGAACCCCGTCAGTACGTTCCCCACCGCCGCCGCCGCAACGACGGGCGGCCCGGACGACACGAGGACTTGAAT
Protein-coding sequences here:
- the ruvX gene encoding Holliday junction resolvase RuvX, with product MTILTVEELAAALPERAAIAGLDLGTKTIGLAVSDLSRRFATPRPVLKRVKFTRDADDLLAFAAKESIAAFIIGLPMNMDGSAGPRVQATRAFVRNMEPKTALPFTYWDERLSTVAAERALLEMDVSRQKRAERIDSAAAAFILQGALDRLSALG
- a CDS encoding GNAT family N-acetyltransferase, whose translation is MSETGYQAWLTSSIADPVFTAPEIRARAKSAFAQFPEILKGDIQMAFVDGVPAGWGARSEGPDTISDLWIAPVAQGRGVGSALIEHFLAKMAEERVSTAFIETWTLNEGAIRLYRRHGFVIVWQRETQSRDLGIPFHRTRLSRAVS
- a CDS encoding VOC family protein, translated to MKSPVFINTLIFVADLDRATRFYRDVLGQTVLESAGDFVRLENGLALHTGRALEETTFGESEPDSRPYGRRNLVLYFESDEIEAMLERVSTVSELIHPIETQAWGQRVFRFHDPDGHIVEIGEPM
- a CDS encoding GNAT family N-acetyltransferase encodes the protein MVRPTIDIESPQQDDLRSLFTELKTSMAHMSSSDVIDYQLTVDVSSPGTTTFVARVDGKAVATGSLVRHGGGVGEVKRLFTEPGYRKHGIGKAVLRHISTLAKSEGLKELVMVTDARLADSIAFSELSGFERTEKVLNHAPSKHSVFFRKALK
- a CDS encoding metal-dependent hydrolase, which encodes MKLTWLGHSATRLETANATILIDPFLTGNASFEGLDRAAVTKGVTHILLTHGHADHLGDTIEVARETGATVLANADLATWLSTKGVENLQPGNTGGTVDFDSFTVTFTNALHSSAFLTEDGVSHALGNPNGLVLHIDDEPTVYHMGDTDIFSDMALINELHQPSIGLVPVGDRFTMGGAVAALACKRYFTFDTVIPIHYGTFPIIDQTPEAFVEGMGAGPTEVRTPKPGETIEF
- a CDS encoding GGDEF domain-containing protein, translated to MQAMIVTGGLAILAASFILAWYTGGRPNYLLIFAAALVFVDLGVVVMFLRPIMPADVALPLANILFIAAQIAFGESLLERRGKTFGLSVIVTLFVTMSMLYCLLYATSTLTVRTVGINCGLLLVFVMTLRHIWIRRDDDMHDKLIFWTFITLGVMHTVRSTGVFFNEDIVDPQSAFWGFMQLYILLLAMILTLAILASHFVERIEKIHTLRDRDHLTGVLNRAGFERAVAAIYASQSRALVSLVLFDIDEFKSTNDALGHPAGDAVLRRVGSVLLDHSRDGDVVGRLGGDEFAILSVGLDAAGALALGERIRRRLGEDKVYVEGHELPAACSVGAATLQIERGYETLYVTADAALYEAKRLGRNRVVGGANPPAGERPDDAGTVVPLMREPRRAEDFG
- the tuf gene encoding elongation factor Tu, which translates into the protein MAKAKFERSKPHVNIGTIGHVDHGKTSLTAAITKYFGDFRAYDQIDAAPEEKARGITISTAHVEYETDKRHYAHVDCPGHADYVKNMITGAAQMDGAILVCSAADGPMPQTREHILLARQVGVPAIVVFLNKVDQVDDEELLELVEMEVRELLDTYEFPGDEIPIIKGSALAALEDSDKKIGEDAIRELMAAVDDYIPTPERPVDQPFLMPIEDVFSISGRGTVVTGRVERGIVKVGEEVEIVGINPTQKTTVTGVEMFRKLLDQGQAGDNIGALIRGINRDQVERGQILCKPGSVTPHTKFKAEAYILTKEEGGRHTPFFTNYRPQFYFRTTDVTGIVTLPEGTEMVMPGDNVTVDVQLIVPIAMEEKLRFAIREGGRTVGAGIVASIVE
- a CDS encoding M23 family metallopeptidase — protein: MTDSSENVVDHFVSPLEGDATATAGPDDQLRLAYAPTPGPQTLTGASSAFNMVMRFGDDQVKFFRFRDPDSGKAAYYDAKGEKLGQYLLRNPVPKGRATSGFGMRRHPVLGYTRMHSGQDWAAPAGSPIYAAADGVVTFVGTNSGDGKMTTIDHGHGYETSYAHQSKFAKGIKSGVKVEQGQLIGYVGHTGLTTGSHLHYEVAINGRKVDPMSVHFIVEDRLTGAALTRFQKAVKAERLKS
- a CDS encoding AEC family transporter, with amino-acid sequence MLIIFESVLPIFLTVALGVALKRLPIFDAGFWAGLNQLGYYVLFPALLFTTLSRSDFSSLATGDIGVVAFGGVAVLTAIVLALWPLLKRAGLNKPAYTSVFQTTTRWNGFMALAIADKLAGAQGMAVVALIMTVNIVPLNVINVFVLVSFSEERSDLGMMIRKILTNPLIIAALAGIFFNLLSLPVYEPVFVAFDLIARSALGMGLVLVGAGLVLTDALKPKPVVLLPSVLKLIVFPVTVFTLARFLGITGTPLAMLVLSAGVPTAMNGYVLARQLGGDARLYSAVVTVQTILSFFTLPAVLLLAGGQ
- a CDS encoding type II toxin-antitoxin system RelE/ParE family toxin → MNVNFTQQAVDDLREIHAAIAEFDAPTAGRVISRIRQVVEIFENFPLLGRPGIVDGTREFAISGLPYTIVYRIASATELDILTIIHQRRKYPPEQN
- the gatA gene encoding Asp-tRNA(Asn)/Glu-tRNA(Gln) amidotransferase subunit GatA, which encodes MTELTSLTIAEAREKLQAKEITATELTASYLKAIDDYNGTFNAYVAVTHEKALAMAKASDLKLSQGTAGALEGIPLGIKDLFGTRDVHTQAASHILDGFKPKYESTVTQNLWDDGAVMLGKLNMDEFAMGSSNETSYYGPVINPWKAEGSNQDLVPGGSSGGSAAAVAANLCAGATATDTGGSIRQPAAFTGTVGIKPTYGRCSRWGVVAFASSLDQAGPIARDVRDAAILLKSMASVDDKDTTSVDLPVPDYEAAIGQSVKGMKIGIPKEYRVDGMPEEIEKLWQQGIAWLKDAGAEIVDISLPHTKYALPAYYIVAPAEASSNLARYDGVKYGLRVPGKDIMDMYEKTRAEGFGKEVQRRIMIGTYVLSAGYYDAYYLQAQKVRTLIKRDFEKVFAEGVDTILTPATPSAAFGIADQDMANDPVKMYLNDIFTVTVNMAGLPGISVPAGLDAKGLPLGLQLIGKPFDEETLFRTAAVMEKAAGRFAPSKWW
- the gatC gene encoding Asp-tRNA(Asn)/Glu-tRNA(Gln) amidotransferase subunit GatC — protein: MSVDTATVKRVARLARIAVDEEAALRMTGELNAILGFVEQLGEVDVEGVEPMTSVMPMDMKKREDAITDGDKADDIVANAPDTERNFFLVPKVVE